GCACCGGTCTCAGCTCGCCGAGCGCGGGACGCCCGCCGAGATGCCGCGCTCGCGGCGTGACGCGCGCGAACCACGAAGTGAGCAGCACGGCCACCAGCAGGCCGGGAATCGCGGCGAGCCAGGTGCGTTCGATGCCGAAGCGACCTGCCACCGAAACCGCGAACAGGGGCCCAAGCGCGAAGCCGAGTGTGCCGCCGGTGACGAAGATCGACATCGCCAGTGATCGACTGGTGCCCTGTTCGCTGGCCAGCACCGCGGCCTGTGGATGGAAGGCCGCGACGCCCATGCCGCCGATCATGAGCAGGGCCACCAGTGCGCCGTAGCTCGGCGCGAGGCCGATGCTGCTCAGGAAGATCGCGGCCACCATCGGTCCGAATGCCACGAACCACGGACGGTGGAGCCGGTCCGAGACCCAGCCGTAGAGCGGCTGTGCGAAAGACGACGAAATCGCGGCGAATGCCACCAGGCTGCCCACCTGGGTGAGGCTCAGGTGCAGGCGATGCACGAGCAGCGGAAGGAGCGGCGAGAAGAAGCTCGAGTAGGCGTCGGTCGAGAAGTGGGCGAAGGAGAGCAGCAACAGGCGAGGACGCAGATCGAACTTCATTTGCCCGGAAACGGTAGCACAGCGGCGTCACTCGCGCGTGACGCGCGGGCAGGAGGAGACCGGCGGCTCGCGGAAATTCGTCCGGCTACGCCGCCCGGGAAAGAATGCGCTCGAGGCGCGAAATGTAGGCCTCGGTGCGCTCGACTTCCGCCTTGGCCCTGGGCAGGAGCCGCGTGCACTCGGTCACGCGCTCCTCGGCCGCCAGGCGTTCGATCTGGGCGAACACGCGCTCGCAGGCCACCGCTCCGACCGTGGCGCACATGCCCATCAGGCCGTGCGCCTCGAATTCGATGCGGTGCGCCTCGTGCTCGATCATTGCCGCCGCCAGGCGCTCGAGTCGCGGCGGGACGTCGGCGAGGAAAGTGTTGAGCAGCGTGTCGCGCAACGCCGCGATTCCCATGGACGAGCCCTCCAGGCGCGCGTTGTCGATCGGCACCTCCGGCGCCGCTGCGTCCTCGGAATCGATCACCACCGGCTTGAAGCCAATGCCGCTGTTCTCGAGGTTCGCAGGCAGAGCGTCGAGGGTGTCGCCGGGCGAGCGCTTCGCTTCGCCGGCCGGGGCGTCGCCGCGGGCCATCAGCTCGAGCTTCTTCTCGAGATCCGGAGCCTTGAGCGTAATCGCACTCGCGCGCACCGGCGAGCGTTCGGCGGAAGCCGCCTGATTCGAATGGGCTCGTGTCCAGCGCTCGACCATGCTGCACAGCTGCCCGATGTCGATGGGTTTGGGCAGGCAATCGTCCATGCCGGCAGCGTGGCAACGCTCGATCTCGCTCGGCTGAGTGTTGCCGGTCATCGCCACGATCGGGGTGCGCAGTCCGCCGCGCTCGCGTGTGCGGATCGCGGTGGTGGTCTTGAAGCCGTCCATGTCCGGCATCTGGACGTCCATCAGGATCAGGTCGTAACGCTGGGTTTCGGAGCGGCTGAGCGCTTCGTTCGCGTTGTTCGCGACGTCGATGGTGTAGCCGAGCCGTTGCAGCGCCCAGTTGGCGACCAGCTGATTCACGGCGTTGTCCTCGACCAGCAGGATCCGCATGCGACCGCGCCGCGCTTCGGCCAGCGAATGCCGCGTGACCAGCGCGGGAGCGTTGCCCGGCGTCTGGCTCTGCTGCGCGTGAACCACCTCGATCAAGCCATCGTAGAGCTCACCCCATTCGATCGGCTTCAAGAGGTACGCCGAGAAGCCCATGGTCTGAGCGCGCTGCGCATCGCCCTTGCGGCCGACGCTGGTCATCATCATGGTGATGGTGCGCTCGAGCGCGGCATCCGAGCGGATCGCCCATCCCAGCTGCTCGCCGTTGGTCCCGGGGAGCTGCATTTCGATCAGCGCCACCTGGTGCGGGCGACCCTCCGACGCGGCGTTGCGCATGCGGGTGAGCGCTTCGTCGGCCGAGTCGGCCTCATCGGTTTCGCATCCCCATGCCGAGAGCATCTCCTTGAGCGACTGGCGGATGTTCTTGGACGGATCCACCACGATGACCCGCATGCCTCGCAGCTGGACGTTCTTGGGTGCGGCGCTGTAGGCGGGGCCGGCCTGCTTGTCGAGCGCCATGCGGAACCAGTAGCTGCTCCCCAACCCCTCCGCGGTCTCGACACCCACTTCACCCCCCATCAGGGTGACCAGCGAGCGCGAAATCGCGAGCCCAAGACCGGCGCCGCCATACTGGCGCGTAATCGCGGCATCGGGAGACGCCGCGCTCTGGAACACGTGTGCCAGCTCCTCGCGCGACTCGCCGCCGCCGGTGTCGGTCACCGAGAACTTGAGAGTGACGCGCGCGTCGTCCTCGGAGACGCGATCGACGCGCACCGTCACACACCCCTCCTCGGTGAACTTGATCGCGTTACCGCCCAGATTGAACAGCACCTGGCGAATGCGGCCCGGGTCGCCCTTCAGGCGCGACGGCACCTCGTGACTCACCTGGCAATCGAAGTCGAGCGCCTTGGCGTTCGCCATCGGCGCCAGCAGCGCGCTCACTTCGTCCACGGTCACGCGCAGATCGAAGTCCAGCTTCTCGATCTCGAGCCGGCCGGCCTCGAGCTTCGAGAAGTCGAGCGTGTCGTCGATCAGATGGATGAGGGTCTGGCTCGAATTGCGGATCACCTCGACCAGGTTGCGCTGCTCGTTGTCCAGCTCGGTCTCGAGCAGCAGATGCGTCATGCCCATCACGCCGTTCATGGGGGTGCGGATCTCGTGACTGATGGTGGCGAGGAAGTCGCCCTTGAGCTGGGCCTGGGCCTGCGCCTCGGTCAGCGCGTACTGAGCGTCCTGGACGCGCCGATCCACGTTCGAGAACTGCGCCTGCAGTTCGTGGCAGCGGCGTTCGGCCTCGGTGAGCCGCGCCTGCAGCCGGGCGCACTCGGCGCGTGACGCTTCGAGCTCGCGCAGGCTCGCCGCCCCGGTCGAGTCGGCGTTGCGCGCGGCCTCGCCGCGAGCCGTCTCGAGGGCGCGTGCGTGCTCCTCGTGGACGGCTTCCAGCGCGCGCGCGTGCTCGGTGCGGGCCGCTTCCATGGCGCGGCTCGCGTCGAACCGGGCTTCGTCCAGCGCGCGCGCGCCTTCGAGGCGCGCCGCCTCGAGCGACCGAATGCCCTCCAGCCGTGCCGCGTCCACCGCGCGAGCCGCTTCGTCGCGCGCGAGGTCCAGCGCGCGACGGTGCTCCTGCCGCAGGGCTTCGAGTTGCTGGAGCGCGTTCTGGGTGCGAGCGTCGGCTCCGGCCGCGGCGCGCTGCTCCACCTCGGCGAACCGGAGCTGCGTCTCGCCGAGCTGGCGCTCGGCGGCCTCGAGACGCGCCCGCGCCTCGTCGGCGCGTCGTTCCGCGGATTCCGCGCGCGCCCGCAATTCCCCCAGCTGCGACTCGGCGGCCTCGCGCGCGCGCCGGACGTCGGCGAGCTGCGCTTCGGACGCGTCGCGCGACTGGCGGGCCTCGATCGACAACCGCTCCGCCTGCTCGTGACGATGCTTCCATTCGAACGCCTCGCGCTCGGCGGCCTCGACGCGCCGGCGGCCTTCGCTGGATTGCCGCTCCGCCGCATCCCTGGCCCGGGCCAGTTCGGCAAGTTCGCGCTCGGCCGCCTCGCGCCGCGACACGGTGTCCGCCAGCTGGCGCTCGAACTCGTCCCGCCGATGGCTGGCCTCTGCCATCTCGCCGCGAAGGCTCTCGCGCTCGCGGCGCAGCTCGTCGCGCTCGGATTCGAAGACTGCGACCTGACGAAGCGCTGCTTCGTGCTCCTCACGGAGCTCGGCCAGCCGGCGCTCGGCCTCGGCTCGCGCCTCGTTGGCGCTCTGGATGGCCGCCAGGATCTGGGTGTTCGATTCGGCCGGCGGCAGCACCGAAGGCGCCGCGGCCGGCGGCTCGAAGGGCGCGATCGGCGCGACGAAGGAGGCGGAGAGCGGCTCGGGGGCGGATTCGGGTGCCGGGGCCGGGTTGGGCGCGGACGGCGCGAGCTGCGATTCCGGAGAGGCGTCCACCAGTTTGAGCGGCGGGACTGGCGGCGAAGGGCTCGAGGCGCGACCGGCGATATCGTCGGGCGGCGGGAACTGCTCGAACGGGACGATTTGGAGTCCATCGAACGGACGGACCACGGGTGCGGCCGGCGCTGCCGGCGCCTCGGCGGCGGGTGGCGCCGGAAAGTTCGGCGCCGAGGAACTCTCCGCCGGCGCCTCCGGGCCTTTCGACACCGCCAGCGACCAACCGCGCGCAGGCGCGTCGGCCGAGTCCGGCGAGGTCGCCGTCGGCTCCTTCGAGGAGGATTCGAGCGGGAGGCTGGGCGCGGCTTCCACCGCCGGCCGCACCGCGGGCGCCGGCGCGACGGCCACGGACGCCTCCGGCGCGGTTTCGAGCGCCGGGGCCGCCGGCTGCGCAGGGAGCTCGCTCATCGCCAGCGCGATCTCGGCCTCGCTCATCGGGCGCGCCACGCCCACGAACACCAGCTCCCCATCGGGACGCAGCGACATTCGCGAGCGCACCGCGAGCCACACTTCCTGGCCGGCGGCGTTCTGGATACGAGTGATGTCGAGATGCGCGTCGGACTTGAGATTTCGGGCGCGGCGCAGATAGCGTCGAGCGAGGTGGTTGCGATAGGGCAGCGGCACCAGGCGGGTGAACGAGCTCCCGAGCAGGTCCGAGGCGCGCACTCCGGCAACGGCATCGATCGCGGCGCTCATCCACTGGAAGCGCCCCTGCTGATCGCAGCAGAAGATGATGTCCGGCGCGGCGTCGAGAACCTCGCGGAGCCCGATCGAAATCGTGGGGGCTCCGGAGAAAGCGGGCTGTCCAGATCCGTGGCGCTCGAACATGGGAGGCGAAGTTCCCCGCGGGAAAATGCGATGCCGGCCGTCCTTGCCGGGACGATCCTTGTCGTTGTCCCTATCGGCCGGCGAGCGGGCGGCCTTGAGGTGAGATTGCAGAAAGCGATGCCTGCGGAATCGCGCCCACCCGGGAGCGCCCACCTCTATATAGGGGGCTGAGGCCGACCGGCTACCGCCAGCGAAGCCCGCGCGTGGCCAGCTTCATCAGCGCGGAAACCACCGTGACGAGTATCAGCAGCACCAGCGCCGCGCTCCAGGCCTGCCGGTTCCAGTCCTCGTAGGGTGAGCGGGCGTAGTCGTAAATGTAGATCGGCAGCGAGGCGATCGGCCGGTCCACCGCCACCGACCAGAAGCGGCTGCCGAGCGCCGTGAACAGCAGCGGCGCGGTTTCACCGGCGGCACGCGCCAGCGCCAGCAGCGAAGCGGTGATGACGCCGCCGGCCGCGGCCGGAAGCACCACGTCCTGGATCATGCGCCAGCGCGGGGCGCCCAGCGCCAGTGCCGCCTCGCGATAGGAGCGCGGTACCAGTCGCACCACTTCTTCGGTCGAGCGAACGATGGTCGGCAGCATCAGAATCGCGAGCGCGCACCCGCCGGCCAGCGCCGAGAAGCGGCCCATCGGCACCACCACCAGCCCGTAGGCCGCGACTCCGACCACGATCGAGGGGACGCCGGCGAGCACGTCGGCGGTAGTGCGGATCACGGTGCCGAGCGGCCCGTCGCCGAACTCGGCGAGATAGAGCCCGGCCGCCACGCCGATCGGCACCGCGGCGAGCGTCCCGAGCCCGACCAGCTCGAGGGTGCCGACGATCGCATTGGCCATGCCGCCGCCGGGCTCCCCCACCGGCGTCGGGAGCCGGGTGAAGAAGTTGAGCGTCAGCCCGGCCGCGCCGTGCCGAACCAGGTGGAGCACGATCAGGATCAGCGGCAGGATCGCGAGCCCGGCCAGCAGGTGGCACGCGATCGTGAACGCGAGATTGGCGGCGCGGCGCAGCGCCGAGGGCCCTCGCGCTTCGAGGCGCGGCAACGAGCTAGGCGGCGCCGGCGACATCACGTCGTCCTCCCGTGCTCCAGATCACCAGCAGACGGGCTCCGGCGTTGACCAGGATCGTGACCGCGAACAGCACCAGCGCGATTTCGATCAGCGCCGACAGATGGAGCCGCCCGGTGGCCTCGGTGAACTCGTTGGCGATCACGCTCGCCATGGTGGCGCCGGGTGCGAGCAGCGAGGCCGAGATGCGGTTGGTGTTGCCGATCACCATGGTGACAGCCATGGTCTCGCCGAGCGCGCGGCCCAGCGCGAGGATGATCGCGCCCAGGATTCCGGGGCGCGCGACGTCGAGCGTCACCGCGACCGCCTCGGCCCGGGTCGCGCCCAGCGCCAGGGGTGCCTCGCGCAGCGCGCGCGGCATCGAGAGCAGGATCTCGCGCGAGATCGAGACGATGGTGGGCACGATCATCACCGCCAGCACGATGCCCGCGTTCAGCATCCCGATACCGAACGGGAAACCCTGGAACAGCGGCAGGAAGCCGAGGTGCTTCAAGAGCCATGGCTCGATCAGCGAGCGAAGGAACGGCGCGAGCAGGAACAGTCCCCATACGCCGAACACGATGCTGGGGACGGCGGCCAGCAGCTCGACCACGAACGCCACGGCGCCGCCGATCGTGCGCGGTGCCAACTCCACCAGGTACACCGCGGTGCCGAGCCCCAGGGGAATCGCCAGGACCAGCGCGACGAGCGATGACACCGCGGTGCCATACAGGTAGGGAAGTGCGCCGAACTTCTCCGCCACCGGATCCCAGTCGGTCGAAACCAGGAAACGCCAGCCGAACGCGTGCATGGCGGGCAGCGCTCCGCGCGCGCTCTCCCAGACGATGAGCGCGACGATCACGAAGATGACGAGCGCTGCACCCTGGAGAAGCGCGAAGTGCAGCGCGTCGGCGGGGAACGCGCGCCGGCGAGTTGGCGCGCGTTCGATGCCGGCCTGAACCGTCACTGGGCGGTCGCCGCCGCGACCGCGGACAAGGCCTTGCCGCCCGAGGTCAGCGTCCTGAGCGTCGCCTCGTTCACCTTCACCACCGATTCCGGCAGGCGCGCGTAGTCGAGCGCTTCGACCATGTCCTGCCCGTCGTGGATGGCCCAGTTCACGAAATCGCGCAGAGCCTTGGCCTTCGCCGGATCCTTGGTGTCCTGATAAACGATCAGGAAGGTGAGCCCGGCGATCGGATACGCGTCGGGGCTCGCGCCATTCACGATCGGGGTGCGCACGTCCTTGGCCAGTGCCCCCGCCGACGCCGCCACCGCCGCGGTGGTCGAAGCCAGCGTCGGGGCGATGAACTGGCCGGCCTTGTTGCGCACCAGGGCGGTCGCGAGCTGGTTCTGCCTGGCGTAGGCCAGCTCCACGTAGCCGATGGCCCCCGGCGTCTGCTTCACCAGTCCCGACACGCCCTCGTTGCCCTTCCCTCCCACTCCCGCCGGCCACGACACCGAAGTGTTGGCGCCCACCAGCTCCTTCCATTGGCCGCTCACCGCCGAGAGGTAGGTGGTGAAGATGTTGGTGGTGCCGCTGCCGTCCGAGCGGTGAACCGGCAGCAACGGGACCGAGGGAAGCGCCACGCCGGGATTCGCTGCCGCGAGCAGCTTGTCGTTCCAGGTCGTGACCTTGCCCATGTAGATCCCGGCGATCGCCTCGGGAGTGAGCTTCAGGGTGCCCTTGAAGTCCGGGAGGTTGTAGACCATCGCCAGCGAGCCGCCGACGGTCGGAATGTGCACCACCTTGCGCGGCATCTCCTTCAGACGATCGTTCGACAGCGCGGCGTCGCTGGCGCCGAAGTCCACGGTGCCCGCCTTCACCTGTTGGATGCCGGCCCCGCTGCCGATCGATTGATAGTTGATCTCGATGCCGGTCTTCTGGTGATAGGCGTCGAACCACTTGGAATAGATCGGGTACGGAAACGTGGCGCCCGCTCCCGTCAGGTTCTGGGCGCCGGCGCCCGAGGCCGGGAGCACGACGAGCGCGGTCGCGACCAGCGCGGCCTTCAACGAATGGGGTCTCATGATGACGGTGTCCTCCGTGTGCTCAGGATTGCGGCTTGCTGAAGCGGTAGTAGAAGGTGATGCGGGCCTGGAAATCGTTCTGCCCCGGCACGCTGGCCGCGGCCGGGTTGCCGACCTTGTCGTATCTCACGATCTCCAGGTTGGGTTGGACTCGCAGATCGGGAGTCGGCACCCAGTCGACGCCGGCGATCCACAGCTGCGAGTCGACGCGATTGGGATTGTTGGCGTCGGACTGCCACTGGTCGAAGCGTGCCACCACCCCGAACTTTGGGTGGATCATGGAGCGGCCGAAGATCGAATAGCCGCGCTGCTCGGTCTTGCTGGCGTTCAGATGACTGGTCTCGCGGCTGATCGCCTCGCCACCGAGGGCGAATCTGCGGAACTCGTAGCCGGCGAAGATCCGGAACGTGGCGCCGTCCTGATTGGCCTCGAGGCTGTCGGTGTGCGCGGGCACCTTGGGGCCGAGATTCACGCGCATCGCCTGGAAGTCGGCATAGGGCTCGACGCGAAGGTCTCCGACGTGGATCGGAACGTTGACGTAGAAACGCTTGAAGCGATCGCCCTCGGGCCTCTGGCCGGCGCCGTTGCCGATCATCGCCGAATAGCCGACGCGGTGATCGGAATCCATCCAGCCCTTCAGCTCGGCGCCCAGATCGGCCGCCGGCTGCAGGCCGCGAAAGTCCCCCAGCGTCTTCTCGATCGAGCGGTACTGCCAGAAGTCCTCGATGTTCTCGAACGCCGGTGTGTTGAGCATGCCAAAGTAGAAGTCACCACGAGGTATCGCGCTCTTTGCCAGGACGTAAGCATTCTTGACGAACGGCGTGATCTTGCCGTCGGCGGTCAGCGACCTGCTGTCCACCTCGAGCCGGAAGCGGGTCGCGAACCGAACCGTGAGATCGTTGTCGAGCTGGAGGTAGACCCGTCGCAGGAAGATGCCGTTGAGGTCCTGGGTGATCGGGTGGGTGCCATCGATCAGCGCGCTCCCCTGATCGGCCCCGCTGCTGTTGTAGGTGTGGGTGGAGATGCCGTCCACGTTGTAGTAAGCGTCGGCGAAAACCAGCCCGCTGATCCGTCCGCGTGGGAAGTCGGGCGGCGTGGAGGCCGGTGGTGGCATCATGGCCTGGGCCGCTGGATTCGAATTCAGGGAGGTGGAGGTGGAGTCACCGGGCGCGGACTGGGAGCTGCGGGGAAAACCGGCAAGGCACAGCACGACGACTGCGGCGAACGCCCGGGGACGAGGTCGCATCCTGCTCCTTTCGCTGAGTCACTCCGCGCGACGGATGCCGCCCCGGAGCTGGGGTGAGGCACCCGGTCCGACCGCGTGTCGGAGGACTCGCCTGGCGCCGCGAAATGACGCCGACCGGAAGGTGGGGCGCGCGGCGTTGCCGCGACCGCACCAGCGTGTTGCCGTGATGTAAACACGATGGCGTCCCCGCAACTCCCGTCAGTCGAACTCGCTACCCGCGGTGGCGGGCGGTTGCTCGAACGCGGTTTGCCCGATCTGGATCGGGGCGAGGTTATAGCTCTCGCCGCGGATCGGAGCGCCGGCCGCCCGCCGCAGCATGGCGAGCTGACCGACGTGCGTGAGCGCGTCGGCCATCGAGCCCTGGAAGATCCTCTCCCACGGGGTCGCGAGCGGTGTGCCGGTGGCGAGCAACTCGTCCCAGCTCGTCACCGCCGAGAAGAAGCGTTCGACTTCATCATCCCACTGGAGTGGCTTCGAGTCGTTCCACACCGCTTTGCCTCTCGACATGCTGAGTCCCCAGTCCATCAGGTCTCCCATGTGGGCGAGGATCTGGACCGGAGTCCTGAGGCCCGGCGCTGCCTGGAATTCAGCGAACTCCGGGGGCGCGCCGCGAACCGCCTTGGAGCCTCGGTAGGCCAGCGTCGCCAGCGTGTGACGGAGGAACGGATGTTCGGTGAGCATGCTTTGCCTCCTGGGGCGGCGCCCCGGCGGAATGAGGCTTGCGGACGGCCCGCGAGCCGGCGTGTCGAGCCTAGCGGCCGAGCTCCCCCCGGCGCTTTCACGTTCTTGCGGGGGGCTGGCCCTCCTCCGGATCGGCTCCGCGCGTGCCCCATCCGCGGGCGTAGAATCGCGGTATGCCGAAGCTCGAGCTGCTGGGCGTGGTGGAAACCGATCGACTGCGTGCGGCGCTGGTCCGCTGCGACGGCCGCGATCACGACCGCCGCGAGGAGCAAGCGAATGGGGCGCGGATCTGGTTCGTGCTGCGCGGGCGGTTCGAGCTCTCGAGCCCGCGTTCGCGTCGCATCGGAGACCCGACTGCAGCGCTCCTGCTCCAGCCGGGGGAACGCTTCTCGATCCGGCATCCGGAGGGCTGCGGCGACGTCTGCCTCGCGGTCGGGGGTCCCGCCGCCGACAGCGCCTGCGATCGTCGGGCAACCTCGGTGCCCCTTTCGAACGCCGGCTACCTGAGAATCCGCTCGCTGGCCCGAAGGCTTCAGGGGCGGGACCCGATCGAGACGATCGGGGCCGAAGAGTCGATCTGCGAAGCGCTCGATCCCGAGGCGGCGCCGGGGCGGTCGGCGACGCCGGCCGAGCGACGGCTCGCGGACCAGGTCGCCCATTCGCTGGCCATGCGCTTCGACGAGCGCCTGTCGCTGGCGGAGCTGGCGGCGCCGCATCGGGTGTCGGTGTTCTCGCTGTGCCGGTCGTTCAGACGCGCCCGGCGCACTTCCATCCATCGAACGCTGCTGCGGATCCGCGTCCGGCATGCGCTGGCGCTGATGCTCGACACGTCGTGGTCGCTGGCGCGAATCGCCGCCGAATGCGGGTTCGCGAGCCATTCCCACCTGACGGTCCTGTTCCGGCGGGAGGTGGGCTCGAACCCGAGCCGGTTGCGCCGGCGCGAGCTGATCCGGCCGGCCGGCGGAAGCCGGGCCGGGGACCCACCGGCGCCCGGCCGGCCCCGCGCGTGAGCCGGTTCAGTGGCAGCGAACCGCTCGCGGCAACCCGCCGCCCCCCCGCGGCGTAATCGGGACATGTCCACCCGCCGCCCGGACCCCTTTCGAGGTGTGGTCATGAGACGACTCGCTCTTCTTCTGCTGGCGCTTGCCCTGGTTCCCGCATCCAACGCGTTCGCGCGGGACTGGGACCCCGATCCCAACCTCGGCATCACGCTCAATCCCGCCTGCAATCCACCCTCCCGGCTGGCCCCGCGGTTGGACACTCGCGACGCGCGGTTTTCGATTACCACCGACGATGAACAAGCCACGCTCCTGCTCACCAACAAGGTGGTGGCCATTCAGTTGAGCGATCGCGCGTTCCACAGTCTCCATCGCAAGTTCAGGGACATTCAGCTCGAGGACGACAACGTGCTCGCGCAGACCATCAAGGCGGTGGTGCTCGGCACGGTCGAGGCGATGCTCGATCACCGGATCGAGTGCCCGATTCGCGACATCGACGACGTCCAGTATCGCAACGGGCGCCTGGTGTTCATCACCTCGGACAACGACACCATCTTCGAGAACATCGACGTGCACGATCGCAACGTGCTCGAGGGATTCAGCGAGGCCGACGCCAGGGCCTTCGTTCGCGAGTTCAAGAGGGTGAAGGATCGCTCGACGCTCTAGCGGAGCGCTTCACCGCGCGCGCTAGTTGACCCAGCCGAGCCCCAGGAGCAGCTCGTACAACGGCCCGCTCGCGGTCTGACCGGGGAACACCGAGCCGAGACCGGCGAAGCGAAACGCGTCTACCCTCGACCGATCTCGAGGCGGAAGGCGCCGTGTTTGGCGGGCGCGTCGAACCTGCCGCCCAGCCCCGCGTAGCCGCCCCAGGTGTCGCGACGGCGGCGTCGGGCCACCGACCCACGCCCAAGCGCGCAAGGTACAGATTGTTTCGCGTGGATTCTCCGGCCGAGGCGGGTGGCGCGCCGGCCAGCACGAGCGCGAAGACGATCGCCATCGCGGGCCGCATGGCGCCCGCAGGATTGCGGTCCGCGAGCGCCGACGCTAGCCTGTGGCCATGAGTCGTTCAGGGTCGCGGGGGCTCCCGCCGTCTGAGAGAACGAAGGCGTGAAGGTCGTGATTCTCGCCGGCGGACTCGGCAGCCGGCTCCAGGAAGAAACGGCGGTGCGGCCCAAGCCGATGGTGGAGATCGGCGGCAAGCCGATCCTCTGGCACATCCTCAACATCTACGCGGCTCAGGGATTCGACGAGTTCGTGATCGCACTGGGCTACATGGGCGAGCAGATCAAGGACTACTTCCTCAATTTCTACGCGCTCAACAACGACCTCACCATCGATCTATCCGAAGGCACCAGCCGCGTGCTCGGGAGCAAGCAGCCGCGCTGGAAGCTCCATCTGATCGACACCGGCCCCGGCACCCAGACCGGCGGCCGGGTGGGACGACTGCGTTCGCTGCTCCGGGATGGGACGTTCATGATGACTTACGGCGATGGGGTCGCCGACATCGACCTCAAGCAGCTGCTCGAGTTCCACCGCTCGCACGGTCGGCTCGCGAGCGTCACCGCGGTGCGCCCGCCCTCGCGATTCGGCAGCTTCATCCTGGACGGCAGCCGCATCAGCGAGTTCCAGGAGAAGCCGCAGACCGGCGAGGGCTGGATCAATGGCGGGTTCTTCGTGCTCGAGCCGGGCGTGCTCGATCTTATCGACGGTGACGAGACGGTGTGGGAGCGCACGCCCATGGAACGCCTGGCCCGCGACGGGCAGCTCATGGCCTACCGGCACGAGGGCTTCTGGCAGCCGATGGACACACTGCGCGAGCGGCGCGTGCTCGAAGAGTTGTGGGCGGGCGGGCGTCCGCCCTGGAAGCTGTGGTGAGCGGAATGCGCGTACTGGTCACCGGCAATCTCGGCTACGTCGGCACGGTGCTCACGCCGATGCTGGCCTCGGCCGGCCACGAGGTGTGGGGGTACGACGCCGGCTACTTCGAGCGCTGTCTGATGGGTCCGCTCGGCGACAGCGGCGTGACTCGACAGATCCGGAAGGACCTGCGCGCGGTTGACGCCGGAGACCTGACCGACGTCCAGGCGATCATCCACCTCGCCGCGCTCTCCAACGACCCCACCGGCGAGCTCAACCCCGCGCTCACCCGCGCCATCAATTTCGAGGGCTCGGTCAGGCTTGCGCAGGCGGCGCGCGCGGCAGGCGCGGCGCGATTCCTGTTCGCCTCGTCGTGCAGCATCTACGGCCAGGGCGCAGGCGGCGCGCTCACCGAGGAGGCGCCGTTCCAGCCGCTCACCGCTTACGCGCGCTC
This window of the Candidatus Sulfotelmatobacter sp. genome carries:
- the pstS gene encoding phosphate ABC transporter substrate-binding protein PstS — translated: MRPHSLKAALVATALVVLPASGAGAQNLTGAGATFPYPIYSKWFDAYHQKTGIEINYQSIGSGAGIQQVKAGTVDFGASDAALSNDRLKEMPRKVVHIPTVGGSLAMVYNLPDFKGTLKLTPEAIAGIYMGKVTTWNDKLLAAANPGVALPSVPLLPVHRSDGSGTTNIFTTYLSAVSGQWKELVGANTSVSWPAGVGGKGNEGVSGLVKQTPGAIGYVELAYARQNQLATALVRNKAGQFIAPTLASTTAAVAASAGALAKDVRTPIVNGASPDAYPIAGLTFLIVYQDTKDPAKAKALRDFVNWAIHDGQDMVEALDYARLPESVVKVNEATLRTLTSGGKALSAVAAATAQ
- a CDS encoding helix-turn-helix transcriptional regulator — translated: MPKLELLGVVETDRLRAALVRCDGRDHDRREEQANGARIWFVLRGRFELSSPRSRRIGDPTAALLLQPGERFSIRHPEGCGDVCLAVGGPAADSACDRRATSVPLSNAGYLRIRSLARRLQGRDPIETIGAEESICEALDPEAAPGRSATPAERRLADQVAHSLAMRFDERLSLAELAAPHRVSVFSLCRSFRRARRTSIHRTLLRIRVRHALALMLDTSWSLARIAAECGFASHSHLTVLFRREVGSNPSRLRRRELIRPAGGSRAGDPPAPGRPRA
- the rfbF gene encoding glucose-1-phosphate cytidylyltransferase, with the translated sequence MKVVILAGGLGSRLQEETAVRPKPMVEIGGKPILWHILNIYAAQGFDEFVIALGYMGEQIKDYFLNFYALNNDLTIDLSEGTSRVLGSKQPRWKLHLIDTGPGTQTGGRVGRLRSLLRDGTFMMTYGDGVADIDLKQLLEFHRSHGRLASVTAVRPPSRFGSFILDGSRISEFQEKPQTGEGWINGGFFVLEPGVLDLIDGDETVWERTPMERLARDGQLMAYRHEGFWQPMDTLRERRVLEELWAGGRPPWKLW